In a genomic window of Atribacterota bacterium:
- a CDS encoding zinc metallopeptidase — translation MLTFKPIYLLLIVPVLLGWFAQWRLRRVYYYYLQIPNKKGKKGIEVAQNLLSFYRLNIPILQTNKQMVNYYNPQNRTLNFCRKIAETSSVTSLGIVAHEVEHVVQEHQGFQLMNLRNRMARILAIMGQLSPLVFVWGIFFRNIFLIYTGLFLLFGMVVFALVSLPVELNASNRALNSLQEIGLADQEEIKMVAIVLRHAAFTYFIGAAQRIGTFLFILLILAMLNRR, via the coding sequence ATGCTGACTTTTAAACCAATCTATTTACTCCTTATTGTGCCTGTACTTTTAGGATGGTTTGCTCAGTGGCGACTTAGACGAGTCTATTATTATTATCTACAAATACCTAATAAAAAAGGAAAGAAAGGAATTGAAGTTGCCCAGAATTTATTATCTTTTTATAGGCTAAACATCCCAATTTTACAGACCAATAAGCAGATGGTAAATTATTACAATCCCCAAAACAGAACGCTTAATTTCTGTAGAAAAATTGCCGAAACATCTTCGGTTACCTCCTTGGGTATTGTTGCTCATGAGGTAGAACACGTTGTACAGGAACACCAGGGATTCCAACTTATGAATTTAAGAAATAGAATGGCCAGAATTTTAGCTATAATGGGCCAATTAAGTCCTCTGGTTTTTGTATGGGGTATTTTTTTTAGAAATATATTCTTAATCTATACCGGATTATTTCTTCTGTTTGGTATGGTTGTCTTCGCTCTGGTATCTTTGCCGGTGGAATTAAATGCCAGTAATCGTGCCTTAAATTCCTTACAGGAGATTGGTCTGGCTGATCAGGAAGAGATTAAGATGGTAGCCATTGTCTTGCGACATGCTGCTTTTACCTATTTTATTGGAGCTGCTCAAAGAATAGGCACCTTCCTGTTTATTCTATTAATTCTGGCTATGCTCAATAGAAGGTGA
- a CDS encoding D-alanyl-D-alanine carboxypeptidase, with protein MIKRTILFIITIVIVFSLVSPMISGQSVIEQDIEQFNAFAGILIQDLYSGQILLSHNQDKLFTPASLVKILTLLAALEVIGEEYRFPTFFYFSSTNPGEIQSNLYIKGSGDPTNSPEMIREIAQNFVNKYRIGQINGDLILDDFFFQKEEFLGRGWMWDDQNPLIGALAIKGYSAKEKYISYYDTMTMNWGEIFCSELLRLGIQIKGGIKIDQVKEDVSIKAIHYSDTLDNILVQMMKMSDNQSSEIIFRTLPLMVNSDQAFTIEQSITVLSELFYELFGMQWGEDYLIVDGCGLSEYNLLTPAQIVGFISYLYQKYGREILNFFASTEERGTIKNRFSFPLWAKTGSLPSASGLAGIFQTKSGRNIVFCLMENNFRGEKNNPKLWEDQIINYIYEKY; from the coding sequence TTGATAAAGAGAACCATATTATTTATTATTACCATTGTTATAGTTTTTAGTCTGGTATCTCCTATGATATCAGGTCAGTCGGTAATAGAACAGGATATTGAGCAATTCAATGCTTTTGCAGGAATTCTAATTCAAGACCTTTACAGCGGGCAAATACTGCTATCCCATAACCAGGATAAGCTTTTTACCCCGGCTTCTTTAGTAAAAATATTGACTTTACTGGCGGCATTAGAAGTTATAGGAGAGGAATATCGTTTTCCTACATTTTTTTATTTTTCCAGTACAAATCCCGGTGAAATACAGAGTAACCTCTATATTAAGGGGAGCGGAGATCCGACCAATTCTCCGGAAATGATAAGGGAAATTGCCCAAAATTTTGTAAATAAATACCGTATTGGTCAGATTAATGGTGATTTAATTCTGGATGATTTTTTCTTTCAGAAAGAAGAATTTTTAGGCAGGGGGTGGATGTGGGATGATCAGAATCCCCTGATAGGTGCCTTGGCTATTAAAGGATACAGTGCCAAAGAAAAATATATTTCCTATTATGATACCATGACCATGAACTGGGGAGAAATATTCTGCAGTGAATTATTACGATTGGGGATACAGATTAAGGGAGGAATTAAGATTGACCAGGTTAAAGAGGATGTTAGCATTAAGGCTATTCACTATTCTGATACCCTAGATAATATTTTAGTGCAAATGATGAAAATGAGTGATAATCAAAGCTCAGAAATTATTTTTCGTACTCTACCATTAATGGTTAATTCTGATCAGGCTTTTACTATAGAACAATCCATCACAGTGCTTTCAGAACTATTCTATGAGCTGTTTGGCATGCAATGGGGTGAAGATTACCTGATAGTTGATGGCTGTGGTCTCTCTGAATACAATCTACTGACACCTGCTCAGATAGTTGGATTTATTTCTTATCTTTATCAAAAATATGGTCGAGAGATTCTAAACTTTTTTGCCAGTACAGAAGAAAGAGGGACCATTAAAAATAGATTTTCCTTTCCTCTCTGGGCTAAAACAGGCAGTTTACCTTCTGCTTCTGGATTAGCCGGAATATTTCAGACTAAAAGTGGCCGGAATATTGTTTTTTGTTTGATGGAGAATAATTTTCGTGGCGAAAAGAATAATCCAAAATTGTGGGAAGACCAGATTATTAACTACATCTATGAAAAGTATTAG
- a CDS encoding NAD(P)/FAD-dependent oxidoreductase: MEYSEQNIKNKKENYFDIAVLGGGPAGMIAAGRAAELGIRVVLLERNDSLGKKLLLTGKGRCNFTHYEFDKVKLAEKFGKNGRFLYSALERFGVSEVLNFFQSRGLIWQVERGNRIFPKEGDAQDVLKILTGYLSEGRVKIYYNTRISAIEVAQDSTGICKIIFTGGEIFSEKIILCTGGKSYPQTGSTGDGYGWAEKLGHTIVKPLPALNPVKTSEIWVKEVQGLTLKNISLQLYQDGKKHDERFGELLFTHFGISGPIVMDMSNNIEQHLRKGEVKLLLDLKPALDFKKLEERIQRDFQEFKGRMFKNSLPKLLPASLIPVIIQLSNIEEDKRVDYITKSERKRLVHLLKELELTPTELLGFPWAMITCGGVSLREVDPGTMVSKKVKNLYFAGEILDLDGPSGGYNLQECWSTGFLAGESAARRSKAN, from the coding sequence ATGGAATATTCCGAGCAGAATATAAAGAATAAAAAGGAGAACTACTTTGATATAGCAGTATTAGGTGGTGGCCCTGCAGGTATGATAGCTGCTGGTCGGGCGGCTGAACTGGGAATCAGAGTAGTCCTGCTGGAAAGAAATGACTCTTTAGGGAAGAAATTGTTACTTACCGGTAAAGGTCGTTGTAATTTTACTCATTATGAATTTGATAAGGTGAAATTAGCTGAAAAATTTGGAAAAAATGGTCGGTTTTTATATAGTGCACTGGAACGTTTTGGAGTAAGCGAGGTATTAAATTTTTTTCAATCCCGGGGATTAATCTGGCAGGTAGAACGCGGTAATCGTATTTTTCCCAAAGAGGGAGATGCTCAAGATGTATTAAAGATTTTAACGGGGTATTTATCAGAGGGAAGAGTAAAGATTTATTATAATACCAGGATTAGTGCCATTGAGGTAGCCCAGGATAGTACAGGGATATGTAAAATAATCTTTACGGGAGGAGAAATATTTTCAGAAAAGATTATTCTTTGTACCGGTGGTAAATCCTATCCCCAAACCGGTTCTACTGGTGATGGTTATGGTTGGGCAGAAAAGTTGGGACATACCATAGTTAAACCCTTACCAGCATTAAATCCAGTGAAGACTTCCGAAATATGGGTAAAAGAGGTACAGGGGTTAACCTTAAAGAATATCTCTCTGCAATTATACCAGGATGGAAAGAAACATGATGAACGCTTTGGCGAATTGCTATTCACTCACTTTGGTATCAGTGGACCAATAGTGATGGATATGAGCAATAATATTGAACAGCATTTAAGAAAGGGGGAAGTCAAACTTTTGCTGGATTTAAAGCCTGCTCTGGATTTTAAAAAATTAGAAGAAAGGATACAAAGGGATTTTCAGGAATTTAAAGGTCGTATGTTTAAAAATTCGTTGCCTAAGCTACTTCCTGCTTCTTTAATACCAGTAATAATTCAATTATCTAACATAGAAGAAGACAAGAGAGTGGATTATATTACTAAATCAGAAAGAAAACGATTAGTGCATTTGTTAAAAGAGCTGGAATTGACACCTACTGAGTTACTGGGATTTCCCTGGGCTATGATTACCTGTGGAGGAGTTTCTTTAAGAGAAGTTGATCCTGGTACCATGGTTTCTAAAAAGGTTAAAAATCTCTATTTTGCAGGGGAAATTCTGGATTTAGATGGACCTTCAGGAGGATATAACCTGCAGGAATGCTGGAGTACTGGCTTTTTAGCAGGAGAAAGTGCAGCCAGGAGGAGCAAAGCAAATTGA